The following are from one region of the Aptenodytes patagonicus unplaced genomic scaffold, bAptPat1.pri.cur scaffold_92, whole genome shotgun sequence genome:
- the LOC143173506 gene encoding olfactory receptor 14C36-like, with product MSNGSSITQFLLLAFTDTRELQLLTFWLFLGIYLAALLGNGLIITAVACDHRLHTPMYFFLLSLSLLDLGSISTTLPKAMANSLWDTRAISYPVCAAQLFLFVFFTSAEYFLLTVMAYDRYVAICKPLHYGTLLGSRACAHMAAAAWGSGFLHALLHTANTFSLPLCRGNALDQFFCEIPHILKLSCSDSYLREVGLLVVSACLYLGCFVFLVVSYVQIFRAVLRIPSEQGRHKAFSTCLPHLAVVSLFLSTGIFAYLKPPSISSPSLDLVVSFLYSVVPPAVNPLLYSMRNKEIKDALCKLCEHGLLQHQ from the coding sequence atgtccaacggcagctccatcacccagttcctcctcctggcattcacagacacgcgggagctgcagctcttgaccttctggctcttcctgggcatctacctggctgccctcctgggcaacggcctcatcatcaccgccgtagcctgcgaccaccgcctccacacccccatgtacttcttcctcctcagcctctccctcctcgacctgggctccatctccaccactctgcccaaagccatggccaattccctctgggacaccagggccatctcctacccagtatgtgctgcacagctctttttatttgtcttttttacctcagctgagtatttccttctcaccgtcatggcctacgaccgctacgttgccatctgcaaacccctgcactacgggaccctgctgggcagcagagcttgtgcccacatggcagcagctgcctggggcagtgggtttctccatgctctgctgcacacggccaatacattttcactcccactctgccgaggcaatgccctggaccagttcttctgtgaaatccctcacatcctcaagctctcctgctcagactcctacctcagggaggttgggcttcttgtggttagtgcctgtttatatctggggtgttttgttttccttgtggtgtcctatgtgcagatcttcagggccgtgctgaggatcccctcggagcagggacggcacaaagccttttccacgtgcctccctcacctggccgtggtctccctgtttctcagcactggcatatttgcctacctgaagcccccctccatctcctccccatccctggacctggtggtgtcgtttctgtactcggtggtgcctccagcagtgaaccccctcctctacagcatgaggaacaaggagatcaaggatgccctgtgcaaactctgtgaacacggactactgcagcatcaataa
- the LOC143173507 gene encoding olfactory receptor 14I1-like: MSNGSSITQFLLLAFTDTRELQLLTFWLFLGIYLAALLGNGLIITAVACDHRLHTPMYFFLLSLSLLDLGSISTTLPKAMANSLWDNRAISYQGCAAQLFFFAFLLVAEYCLLTVMAYDRYVAICKPLHYGTLLGSRACAHMAAAAWGSGFLHALLHTANTFSIHICKGNALDQFFCEIPQILKLSCSDSYLREVGLLVVSACLHLGCFVFLVVSYVQIFRAVLRIPSEQGRHKAFSTCLPHLAVVSLFLSTGMFAYLKPPSISSPSLDLVVSFLYSVVPPGMNPLIYSMRNQELKDALWKLAQWTLFH; this comes from the coding sequence ATGTCCAatggcagctccatcacccagttcctcctcctggcattcacagacacgcgggagctgcagctcttgaccttctggctcttcctgggcatctacctggctgccctcctgggcaacggcctcatcatcaccgccgtagcctgcgaccaccgcctccacacccccatgtacttcttcctcctcagcctctccctcctcgacctgggctccatctccaccactctgcccaaagccatggccaattccctctgggacaacagggccatctcctaccaagggtgtgctgcacagctctttttctttgccttcttgctAGTAGCAGAGTATTGTCTTCTcactgtcatggcctacgaccgctacgttgccatctgcaaacccctgcactacgggaccctgctgggcagcagagcttgtgcccacatggcagcagctgcctggggcagtgggtttctccatgctctgctgcacacggccaatacattttccaTACACATCTGCAagggcaatgccctggaccagttcttctgtgaaatcccccagatcctcaagctctcctgctcagactcctacctcagggaggttgggcttcttgtggttagtgcctgtttacatctggggtgttttgttttccttgtggtgtcctatgtgcagatcttcagggccgtgctgaggatcccctcggagcagggacggcacaaagccttttccacgtgcctccctcacctggccgtggtctccctgtttctcagcactggcatgtttgcctacctgaagcccccctccatctcctccccatccctggacctggtggtgtcatttctgtactcagtGGTCCCTCCAGGaatgaaccccctcatctacagcatgaggaatcaggagctcaaggatgccctATGGAAACTGGCCCAATGGACGCTGTTTCACTGA